In Paenibacillus sp. 1781tsa1, one DNA window encodes the following:
- a CDS encoding S-layer homology domain-containing protein: MLGRMMKKGLVCLIIFCLVVGGGQFVRTTHADDMNTYEAEAEGNILLGNAKISDSPTASGGKKVGGMYQGSSLQFNNVTVSEAGNYKISIYYISGDSRPFNISANGGEKQFEEPLKTVDWDTVGTYDVTLPLNAGTNTILIDDNNWYSPDIDKIVIRGLDSDHPGEGGGDDWKKNLHGAIIEAEAADNILKGNAKVVDSSISSGGKKVTDMNKNSSLQFTNVNVPADGTYLIRISYISGDQRPVYMQVNNGTDEMIDLPKTASWNTVGTYDAEASLHKGVNTITFSDHDWYSPDFDRIEVIPYTLSYEAEDSGNTLTGEARVTESPNASGGKKVGYLNGGSSLTFNKIIAPMTGDYRVKVDYFSGDPRSFYVHANDGEEQFHDLPKTPDWDTVGTYDLTLPLTEGENTITFSDNNGYSPDLDRIIVEPAIETEPENPGEGDDDLGTPGDSQRYGDITVTDYTYGLQVSNGQYEVSYNTQTGFVGYSWAEGQKMRGIFSSIKLGESLLETKGYESHASGGAPLEIQDGFGKGVELTFVHTSTGKPTLKQVYRFYEDQLYFLNRLDAISDTDIQSNYMSPITVKNTGGVDIGVSSDNRVLTVPFDNDAWIRYKSQTMNRADTSYEMTTVFNNSTRNGLVIGSVTHDTWKTGIDWKGSANRLNEFAVYGGAASDVTRDTQPHGSLTGTEISSPMIMVGGFSDYRTGLEEYGKANAIITPPLALNPELAQGVPVGWNSWGAYDSGLSYQNVVDVSNYFKNNLKKFNNNGNVFINMDSYWDNLSDAELAQAVSVIKNNGQHAGIYWGPFVYWGNDMSQKVDGTNGQYTYGDIVLKDAEGKPLPTLDGAYALDVTHPGSQMRMDYFLDKFKSLGFTFIKLDFLTHGSLEGQHYDTTVTTGIQAYNEGMRYVEERLDGKMFISASIAPIFPSQYAHSRRISCDTYGKINETEYMLNSLTYGFWQNGTIYSYTDPDHLALSSASTLEEARSRVNSGVIAGTVMLDSDDVNDPKAQEYMTALYNNTDVLQVALKGKVFKPLEGNTNANAADTFVLKEGNDYYLAVFNYNGNSSANKTIDLGRAGLNDSKTYTLKDLWTGESSSATGSWSISLGPAASKLVKLTEKPGNPENPGNPGNPGNPSNPGNNDNTNNTSGNSSSSATPENDTAKLVITADMLKVDSGAGKAVVDIKAGTQELQLSSAVLRQLGNHPLEVKSGKLTLQIPSSLFQQLLDKLPAGQQDDSTITLKMVPLGSKAREVIASVESSSRATVALKGEIYEFSLSATTKSGTTETLSVFDHPITLSLAAAEGFDPSQGGIYYINENGKLEFLKSDYVNGVLTTKVSHFSKYAVLELNRTFADVPGNHWASSVIKELAAKLYVEGTNADQFEPGRAVTRAEFTAMLVHSLRLTTAGKVQFTDVATDAWYAEPISIATQAGIVNGRSAARFQPDAQITREEITVMLMKAYELNDGKVPVGSTDILFTDMAQVSSWAAVSVKDAARLGLVQGQKLGQFLPKGIASRAEAAQVIYNLILK, from the coding sequence ATGTTGGGACGGATGATGAAAAAAGGATTGGTGTGCTTAATCATTTTTTGCTTGGTAGTTGGCGGGGGCCAGTTCGTCCGAACAACTCACGCCGATGATATGAATACCTATGAAGCCGAGGCCGAGGGGAATATTTTGCTTGGTAACGCGAAAATCTCCGATAGCCCGACGGCTTCAGGCGGCAAAAAGGTCGGAGGCATGTATCAAGGCAGTTCCTTGCAATTTAACAATGTTACTGTAAGTGAGGCAGGAAATTATAAGATTTCCATTTACTACATTTCAGGTGATTCGCGGCCGTTTAATATTAGTGCGAATGGCGGGGAAAAGCAATTTGAAGAACCGCTCAAGACAGTCGACTGGGATACGGTGGGAACGTATGATGTGACTCTTCCGTTGAACGCGGGTACCAACACCATCCTGATTGATGACAACAACTGGTATTCTCCTGACATCGACAAGATTGTGATCCGCGGTTTGGACAGTGACCACCCGGGAGAAGGGGGCGGAGACGACTGGAAGAAAAATTTGCATGGTGCAATCATTGAGGCAGAAGCAGCCGACAATATTTTGAAAGGCAATGCCAAGGTGGTGGACAGCAGTATCAGTTCAGGCGGAAAAAAAGTAACGGATATGAACAAAAACAGTTCACTGCAATTTACGAATGTAAACGTACCGGCAGATGGTACATATTTGATCCGGATATCTTATATTTCTGGTGACCAGCGACCTGTCTATATGCAGGTGAACAATGGGACGGATGAGATGATTGATCTGCCCAAAACGGCAAGCTGGAATACGGTAGGCACGTATGATGCGGAAGCTTCCCTCCATAAGGGAGTGAATACCATCACGTTCTCGGATCATGATTGGTACTCCCCCGATTTTGACCGAATTGAAGTGATCCCGTATACGCTTAGCTATGAAGCCGAAGATTCGGGCAATACACTGACTGGTGAAGCACGCGTAACAGAGAGCCCGAATGCTTCCGGCGGCAAAAAGGTCGGCTATCTGAATGGCGGGAGCTCTTTGACGTTCAATAAAATTATAGCCCCCATGACAGGTGATTACCGCGTTAAGGTAGATTATTTTTCCGGTGATCCGCGGAGTTTCTATGTCCATGCGAATGATGGGGAAGAGCAGTTCCACGATCTGCCCAAAACCCCGGATTGGGATACGGTAGGTACGTATGATCTTACACTCCCATTAACTGAAGGCGAGAATACGATTACCTTTTCAGACAATAATGGCTATTCTCCCGATCTGGACCGGATTATCGTAGAGCCTGCGATAGAGACAGAACCCGAAAATCCAGGTGAAGGAGATGACGATCTGGGAACACCGGGTGACTCTCAACGATACGGGGATATTACGGTGACTGATTACACGTATGGCCTTCAGGTATCGAACGGACAATACGAAGTGTCTTATAATACCCAAACTGGATTCGTCGGCTATAGCTGGGCAGAAGGGCAGAAGATGCGGGGGATTTTCAGCAGCATTAAACTTGGCGAGAGCCTTTTGGAAACCAAAGGTTATGAGAGTCATGCGAGCGGTGGAGCACCGCTGGAGATTCAGGATGGATTCGGCAAAGGCGTGGAGCTGACTTTTGTTCATACTTCCACTGGAAAACCAACCCTGAAGCAAGTCTACCGGTTTTATGAAGATCAATTGTATTTCCTCAACCGTTTGGACGCCATCAGTGATACAGACATCCAGAGTAATTACATGTCCCCAATTACCGTGAAAAATACAGGTGGTGTGGATATCGGTGTCAGCTCGGATAACCGTGTGCTTACGGTACCTTTTGACAACGATGCCTGGATTCGCTATAAATCTCAAACGATGAACCGGGCGGATACCAGTTACGAAATGACAACGGTGTTCAATAACTCAACACGTAACGGTCTTGTGATCGGTTCAGTAACCCATGACACCTGGAAGACAGGTATTGACTGGAAAGGCTCAGCTAATCGGTTGAATGAATTTGCTGTATATGGTGGTGCAGCCAGTGACGTTACCCGCGATACTCAGCCACATGGCAGCCTGACCGGTACTGAAATATCCTCACCTATGATTATGGTAGGCGGTTTCAGTGATTATCGTACAGGACTTGAAGAATACGGTAAAGCCAATGCGATAATCACGCCTCCCCTAGCCTTGAATCCGGAGCTGGCACAAGGTGTTCCAGTAGGTTGGAATAGCTGGGGAGCTTATGATAGCGGGCTGTCTTATCAGAACGTAGTGGATGTGTCCAATTATTTCAAGAACAATCTTAAGAAGTTCAACAATAACGGCAATGTATTCATTAATATGGATTCCTACTGGGACAATCTGAGTGATGCAGAGCTTGCCCAAGCCGTATCCGTAATTAAGAACAATGGTCAGCATGCAGGCATCTATTGGGGACCGTTTGTGTATTGGGGCAACGATATGAGCCAAAAAGTGGATGGTACCAACGGGCAATATACGTATGGTGATATTGTGCTTAAGGATGCTGAAGGGAAACCTCTGCCTACACTGGATGGAGCATATGCACTGGATGTGACACATCCGGGGAGTCAAATGCGTATGGATTATTTTCTGGATAAGTTTAAATCACTTGGATTCACATTCATTAAACTGGATTTCCTGACCCATGGCTCACTGGAAGGCCAACACTATGACACTACCGTGACGACAGGAATCCAGGCATACAATGAAGGGATGCGTTATGTTGAAGAGCGATTGGATGGAAAAATGTTTATTAGTGCGTCCATTGCACCGATTTTTCCAAGTCAGTATGCGCATAGCAGACGGATCTCTTGTGACACCTATGGCAAAATCAATGAGACGGAGTACATGCTTAATTCATTGACATATGGATTCTGGCAAAATGGGACGATTTATTCCTATACAGACCCAGATCATTTGGCATTAAGCAGTGCTTCAACCCTAGAGGAAGCCCGCAGCCGGGTGAATTCCGGTGTAATTGCCGGTACGGTGATGCTAGATTCCGATGATGTGAATGATCCGAAGGCACAGGAGTACATGACAGCATTGTACAATAACACGGATGTTCTCCAAGTGGCGCTGAAAGGCAAAGTATTCAAACCACTTGAAGGAAATACAAACGCCAACGCCGCAGATACGTTTGTTCTGAAGGAAGGCAATGATTATTACCTTGCTGTATTTAATTACAACGGCAACAGTTCAGCAAACAAAACGATCGATCTGGGCCGCGCCGGACTGAATGATTCCAAAACCTATACTTTAAAAGACTTGTGGACAGGTGAATCTTCGTCAGCCACGGGTTCATGGTCCATCTCGCTTGGACCGGCTGCATCGAAGTTGGTTAAATTGACCGAAAAACCAGGCAATCCGGAAAATCCAGGTAATCCAGGTAATCCAGGTAATCCAAGCAACCCTGGCAACAATGACAATACCAATAATACTAGCGGAAACTCCAGCAGCAGCGCGACTCCGGAGAACGATACAGCAAAACTGGTCATTACAGCCGATATGCTGAAAGTGGACAGTGGGGCAGGGAAAGCCGTTGTGGACATCAAGGCTGGTACTCAGGAGCTACAATTGTCATCTGCTGTTTTACGCCAGCTCGGCAACCATCCACTGGAAGTGAAATCAGGCAAGCTAACCCTGCAAATTCCTTCGAGTTTGTTTCAGCAGCTATTGGATAAGTTACCAGCAGGGCAACAGGATGATAGTACAATTACCCTGAAAATGGTTCCGCTTGGCAGCAAGGCCAGGGAGGTCATTGCCTCTGTGGAATCATCATCTCGGGCAACCGTTGCTCTTAAGGGAGAAATCTATGAATTCAGTCTTTCCGCAACAACTAAATCAGGTACAACCGAAACACTGTCTGTATTTGATCACCCCATTACGCTGAGCCTAGCAGCAGCTGAGGGCTTCGATCCTTCACAGGGAGGAATATATTATATTAACGAAAATGGGAAATTGGAATTTCTCAAATCGGATTATGTGAATGGCGTATTAACAACTAAAGTGAGCCACTTCAGCAAGTATGCCGTTCTGGAACTGAATCGAACGTTTGCCGATGTTCCGGGCAATCATTGGGCCAGCTCTGTAATCAAGGAGTTGGCAGCTAAGCTGTATGTCGAAGGCACAAACGCGGATCAATTTGAGCCAGGACGGGCAGTCACTCGCGCTGAATTCACCGCCATGCTCGTTCATTCTCTGAGACTGACCACAGCGGGAAAAGTACAATTTACAGATGTAGCGACAGATGCCTGGTACGCGGAACCCATCTCGATTGCGACCCAAGCCGGTATTGTCAACGGCCGAAGCGCAGCCCGTTTCCAACCGGACGCACAGATTACCCGTGAAGAAATTACGGTGATGCTGATGAAAGCATACGAACTGAATGATGGGAAAGTGCCTGTTGGTTCTACAGATATCTTGTTTACCGATATGGCTCAGGTTTCTTCATGGGCAGCTGTTTCGGTGAAGGATGCAGCCCGACTAGGACTGGTCCAAGGCCAAAAACTAGGGCAGTTCCTGCCTAAAGGGATAGCTTCCCGTGCAGAGGCGGCTCAGGTCATCTATAACTTAATTTTGAAGTAG
- a CDS encoding sensor histidine kinase, with the protein MRQFYRKYIYMPFVNLSFRSKLFMVFVLVTIIPMMLLVYFSYELTKTKLTEQIYINMTNSTAQITKNLENKLDSYEHISASIYLDNRLANYLTNEYQDDPSYLDVYNYIGNRIDTVMAAYPDFDSAFIYSDNPSLPKDNYYIRPITPEVQNTELFHKLKQSYGNIIHLSSPQTENGPAMFTLARMLNNNSNQYPYGMLVFQISESVIYSLMEKEAGGKDIFIINDKGIILSSADKQLINTSLPELLHQHFDDTASGRFDTTYQGVKALAVYNTLKNGWKTVSIFPYDSIIKDAKALSQLIIKISLGFIGVALLLIYITASLFSKRIRTLIRMIRRIERGDFNPTHEEQMGSDEIGQLHFAFEQMTTRLKSLVTEVYQKELQSKEAELDLLQAQINPHFLYNTLGSISSLAVKHQDPQIQDMVLHLAKFYRISLNKGKSILTINEELKLTQSYNAIQLIRFKGKLNIIYTIDQSILPYSTVKLALQPFVENAVIHALWNQDRPLNIHIKGVIENNSIILSVIDDGMGMRRETLQSLFEEKEGRGYGISNVDRRIKLKFGEYYGVKVYSKLGMGTTVQIRLPQKEIQ; encoded by the coding sequence ATGCGCCAATTCTATCGAAAATACATATACATGCCTTTTGTTAACCTGAGCTTTCGTTCCAAATTGTTCATGGTATTTGTTCTGGTCACCATCATTCCAATGATGCTATTGGTTTATTTTTCCTATGAACTTACCAAAACGAAACTTACCGAGCAGATCTACATCAATATGACGAACTCAACAGCTCAGATCACCAAAAATCTGGAGAACAAGCTGGACAGTTATGAACATATTTCCGCCTCTATTTATTTGGATAACCGCCTTGCCAATTACCTGACGAACGAGTATCAGGATGATCCATCCTATCTGGACGTCTATAATTACATCGGCAATCGGATTGACACGGTGATGGCTGCCTACCCTGATTTTGATAGCGCATTCATTTATTCGGACAATCCATCACTGCCCAAAGACAATTATTATATCCGGCCAATTACACCCGAAGTTCAGAACACGGAACTCTTCCATAAGTTGAAACAATCCTATGGGAACATCATTCATCTCTCATCGCCGCAGACCGAGAATGGCCCTGCCATGTTTACCCTCGCCCGGATGCTGAACAACAATAGTAATCAGTACCCCTACGGCATGCTGGTCTTTCAAATCTCAGAGTCGGTCATCTATTCCTTAATGGAAAAGGAAGCAGGCGGAAAAGATATTTTCATCATTAATGACAAGGGAATTATTCTGTCATCAGCGGACAAACAGTTAATTAATACAAGCCTGCCCGAACTTCTTCATCAACATTTTGATGATACGGCTTCAGGGAGATTTGATACAACGTATCAAGGCGTAAAGGCTCTAGCGGTTTATAATACGCTCAAAAACGGCTGGAAAACGGTATCCATCTTCCCTTACGACAGTATTATCAAGGATGCCAAAGCTCTCTCTCAGCTTATTATCAAAATTTCACTAGGCTTCATTGGCGTGGCGTTGCTGCTCATTTATATTACCGCATCGCTGTTCAGCAAACGCATCAGGACGTTAATACGAATGATTCGGCGCATTGAGCGGGGAGATTTCAACCCTACCCATGAGGAACAAATGGGCAGTGATGAGATAGGACAGCTTCACTTTGCATTCGAACAGATGACAACCCGGTTGAAAAGCCTGGTGACGGAGGTCTACCAGAAGGAGCTGCAGAGCAAGGAAGCCGAGCTTGACCTGCTTCAAGCACAGATTAATCCTCATTTTCTGTATAATACACTCGGCTCGATCTCCTCTCTGGCCGTAAAGCATCAAGATCCCCAGATTCAGGATATGGTCCTTCATCTGGCCAAGTTTTATCGGATATCCCTGAATAAAGGAAAGAGCATCCTGACCATCAATGAGGAACTGAAACTGACGCAGAGCTATAATGCCATTCAGCTTATTCGATTTAAGGGCAAGCTCAACATCATCTACACGATAGATCAATCGATCCTGCCCTACTCGACCGTGAAGCTTGCGTTACAACCTTTTGTGGAGAATGCAGTCATTCACGCTCTTTGGAATCAAGATCGGCCCCTAAATATTCATATCAAGGGCGTCATCGAGAACAATAGCATTATCTTATCTGTTATAGACGATGGAATGGGCATGCGGCGTGAGACGCTTCAGTCTTTGTTTGAAGAGAAAGAAGGTCGAGGCTATGGCATTTCAAATGTGGATCGGAGAATTAAGCTGAAGTTCGGTGAATATTACGGTGTTAAAGTGTATAGCAAACTAGGCATGGGAACCACGGTCCAAATTCGTCTGCCACAAAAAGAGATCCAATAA
- a CDS encoding carbohydrate ABC transporter permease — protein MILNRFGDRIFKIIVYFILILVLLVTFLPFWNILVLSLNSAEDTVRGGVYLWPRDLTLDSYQQILKDSEILNGLWVTVKRTLIGAPLSVLVITMLAYPLSRRNLIGRKGWNLYFIFTMYFSGGLIPFYMVLKALNMIDTFSVFILPSLMNVFYMIIVRTFMEQLPHEIEESARVDGANDLTIFFRIVMPLTTPVLATVGLFQAIGHWNAWFDSYAFTYSSDLKTLQAVLVKILNQFQTGGMISQTQMLANSAKRNAVSSDTIRMAATMVATLPIVMVYPFLQKYFVKGMTLGAVKS, from the coding sequence ATGATTCTGAACAGATTCGGGGATCGTATTTTCAAAATTATTGTGTATTTCATCCTTATTCTCGTATTACTCGTTACATTTCTTCCGTTTTGGAATATACTCGTTCTTTCATTGAACAGCGCGGAGGATACGGTACGGGGCGGCGTTTATCTGTGGCCCAGGGACTTGACCTTGGACAGCTATCAGCAGATTTTGAAAGATAGCGAGATTCTAAACGGGCTGTGGGTAACCGTCAAACGAACGCTGATTGGCGCACCGCTATCGGTTCTCGTCATTACGATGCTTGCGTATCCGCTAAGTCGGCGGAATCTCATCGGTCGCAAAGGATGGAACCTGTACTTTATCTTCACCATGTATTTCAGTGGCGGACTGATTCCGTTCTACATGGTACTTAAGGCGTTGAACATGATCGATACATTTTCGGTGTTCATTTTGCCAAGTTTGATGAATGTCTTCTATATGATTATCGTCCGTACCTTTATGGAGCAGCTACCCCATGAGATTGAAGAATCGGCGAGGGTGGATGGGGCTAACGATCTGACGATTTTCTTTCGGATTGTGATGCCGCTGACAACACCAGTACTTGCAACAGTCGGGCTTTTTCAAGCCATTGGGCATTGGAATGCCTGGTTTGATTCCTATGCGTTCACCTATAGTTCGGACCTGAAGACTCTGCAAGCCGTGCTCGTGAAAATATTGAATCAATTCCAGACGGGTGGCATGATCTCTCAAACGCAAATGCTGGCCAACTCGGCCAAACGAAATGCCGTTTCAAGCGATACCATTCGAATGGCTGCTACGATGGTAGCTACCTTGCCGATCGTTATGGTATATCCGTTCCTGCAAAAATACTTTGTCAAAGGCATGACTTTGGGAGCGGTGAAGAGTTAA
- a CDS encoding alpha-galactosidase yields MINLTIQYNEQLRIFAIQTLNSSYIFGINEREHLQHLYWGNPVDIEDSAPLLHLQSHSSFDAEVEGEVEEYSFWGGASYTEPSLKLRMSDGVRDLQVRYDRHEIIKQDGRQTLMITLKDQVYALETQLVYRVIPEFDLVERYANIVNKGQGDIVLESMQSAAWTLPYLQDYRLTHVTGKWSGEFQLRNTILTEGKKVLESRRGFTDGHANPWFAIDDGLSTESGGGVWFGALAWSGNWKIVAEKTPFTHVRVTGGISDFDNEWLLGAGETFETPVFVGGFSPEGFGGMSHRLHQYQYKYILPRSEIGKVLYNSWEATYFDVNAQDQMALAERAAKMGVELFVVDDGWFGQRHSDRAGLGDWNVNQEKFPNGLVELIDRVHGLGMEFGIWVEPESVNPDSDLYREHPDWVYHFETRGRTELRNQLLLNISKPEVKQYIIHFMTELLGNHEIKFIKWDMNRTITEPGMKGHPINRQKEVWVRHVQSLYDIWAQLRAKFPDVEFETCAGGGSRIDLGIFRYADQSWPSDNTDAFDRLSIQEGFSYTYTPRMMTCWVTESPTGMNGRNVSLKYRFHSAMMGTLGIGSNLNEWSDEWIEQSGEFIGQYKAIRHLVQFGRQFRLTALRHKGVTAVQYSDAAGSDHVLFAFLHSQKLGEPLPRLRLAGLQADKTYLIEELGLSVSGRALMNIGVELPLRGDFDSLVYRIREQV; encoded by the coding sequence ATGATAAACTTGACGATTCAATATAATGAACAACTACGTATATTTGCAATACAGACGCTAAATTCGTCCTACATTTTCGGAATTAATGAGAGGGAACACCTCCAGCATCTGTATTGGGGTAACCCCGTGGACATCGAGGACAGCGCTCCGTTGCTCCATCTACAATCCCACAGCTCTTTTGACGCGGAAGTGGAAGGAGAGGTGGAGGAGTATAGCTTCTGGGGAGGAGCATCTTATACAGAGCCATCTTTGAAGCTGCGTATGTCTGATGGTGTCCGCGATCTTCAGGTAAGGTATGACCGTCACGAGATCATTAAACAGGATGGCAGACAGACGTTGATGATCACGTTGAAGGATCAGGTATATGCACTTGAAACACAGCTGGTATATCGGGTTATCCCCGAATTTGACCTGGTGGAGCGCTACGCCAATATCGTAAATAAGGGACAGGGGGATATTGTGCTGGAAAGCATGCAATCCGCAGCCTGGACTTTGCCATATCTCCAGGATTACCGCCTGACGCATGTTACGGGGAAATGGTCGGGTGAATTCCAACTGCGCAATACCATTTTGACAGAGGGAAAAAAGGTACTTGAATCGCGGAGAGGTTTCACGGACGGTCATGCCAACCCATGGTTTGCGATTGATGATGGTCTTTCGACAGAAAGCGGCGGTGGGGTATGGTTTGGTGCTCTGGCCTGGAGCGGCAACTGGAAGATTGTTGCGGAGAAGACCCCATTCACGCATGTGCGGGTAACAGGTGGCATCAGTGATTTTGACAATGAATGGTTGCTGGGTGCGGGCGAAACGTTTGAGACGCCTGTCTTTGTCGGCGGATTCAGCCCAGAAGGCTTTGGCGGAATGAGCCACCGCTTGCATCAATATCAATACAAGTACATACTGCCTCGCAGTGAAATCGGGAAAGTGCTGTACAACTCCTGGGAAGCTACCTACTTCGATGTGAACGCACAGGACCAAATGGCGCTTGCCGAGCGGGCAGCCAAGATGGGTGTGGAACTATTTGTCGTGGATGACGGCTGGTTTGGGCAGCGGCATTCCGACCGTGCGGGGTTGGGTGACTGGAACGTGAATCAGGAGAAATTTCCGAACGGACTTGTGGAGCTGATTGACCGGGTTCACGGACTTGGGATGGAATTCGGCATATGGGTAGAGCCGGAGTCGGTCAACCCGGATAGTGATCTCTATAGAGAACATCCAGACTGGGTATATCATTTTGAGACCCGGGGACGTACGGAGCTTCGCAATCAGCTGCTGCTGAATATTTCCAAGCCTGAGGTTAAGCAATACATTATCCATTTTATGACCGAACTGCTTGGCAACCATGAGATTAAGTTCATTAAATGGGACATGAATCGGACCATCACGGAGCCTGGCATGAAGGGGCACCCTATTAACCGCCAGAAAGAGGTATGGGTAAGGCATGTCCAGAGTCTCTATGATATATGGGCACAGCTGAGAGCCAAGTTCCCGGATGTGGAGTTTGAGACTTGCGCAGGAGGTGGCTCGCGGATTGATCTGGGCATCTTCCGTTATGCGGACCAATCCTGGCCGAGTGACAATACGGATGCGTTCGACCGTCTGAGCATTCAGGAAGGCTTCTCCTATACGTATACACCACGTATGATGACCTGTTGGGTGACCGAGTCACCTACAGGAATGAACGGTCGAAACGTCTCCCTGAAGTATCGTTTCCACAGTGCAATGATGGGCACGCTTGGTATTGGTTCTAATCTGAACGAGTGGAGTGATGAATGGATCGAGCAGTCCGGGGAATTCATCGGACAATACAAAGCCATTCGCCACCTGGTACAATTCGGTAGACAATTCCGTTTGACTGCGCTTCGTCATAAGGGAGTTACCGCTGTACAGTACAGCGATGCAGCTGGAAGTGACCATGTGCTGTTCGCTTTTCTTCACTCGCAGAAGCTGGGTGAACCGTTGCCCAGACTGCGTTTGGCAGGTCTTCAGGCTGACAAGACCTATCTCATTGAAGAGCTGGGGTTATCGGTCAGTGGCCGTGCGCTGATGAACATCGGGGTGGAGCTGCCTCTACGTGGCGATTTCGACAGTCTGGTATACCGTATCCGTGAGCAGGTATAA
- a CDS encoding sugar ABC transporter permease, which produces MHKVSAIKTVRSNNLISRLKEQKWLFVLMLPAFIATLLFSYGPMFGLYMAFTNYQPGGGSFFYQFFHAEFVGFQWFGYFFTTGDFYRVMRNTLATSLLTLFFGFPAPIILALVLNEARQGFFKRFVQTVSYLPHFISWVIAANIVITLLASDGMLNNILVLLGIIKEPVAFLQNGPLFWWIIALSNMWKEMGFSAIMYLAAIASINPELYEAARVDGASRFKQMWHITLPSMRPTIVILAILAVGGILNAGFEQQYLLQNNTVLEYSEVIDIYAYKYGLQNSMFSYGAAVGMFKSVVAFILVLIVNRISRKVNDQALF; this is translated from the coding sequence ATGCATAAGGTAAGCGCTATCAAAACAGTCAGGAGCAATAATCTGATAAGCAGACTAAAAGAGCAAAAATGGTTATTCGTGCTTATGCTTCCTGCCTTTATTGCTACATTGTTATTTTCCTATGGTCCGATGTTTGGACTGTATATGGCGTTTACGAATTATCAGCCGGGTGGGGGATCATTCTTTTACCAGTTCTTCCATGCCGAATTTGTAGGTTTCCAATGGTTTGGGTATTTCTTTACTACAGGAGATTTCTACCGGGTTATGCGTAACACGCTTGCGACAAGCTTGCTGACACTGTTCTTCGGATTTCCTGCCCCGATCATCCTCGCGCTTGTGCTGAATGAAGCGAGACAGGGATTTTTCAAGCGTTTTGTACAGACGGTTTCTTATCTGCCGCATTTTATCTCATGGGTTATCGCAGCCAACATTGTGATTACGCTGCTGGCTTCGGATGGAATGCTTAACAATATTCTGGTTCTGCTGGGCATCATCAAAGAACCAGTTGCATTTTTGCAGAACGGGCCTCTATTCTGGTGGATTATCGCATTGTCGAACATGTGGAAAGAGATGGGGTTCAGCGCCATTATGTATCTCGCCGCAATCGCTTCCATTAATCCGGAGCTTTACGAAGCGGCCAGGGTGGACGGAGCCAGCCGATTTAAGCAAATGTGGCATATTACACTGCCATCCATGCGCCCTACCATTGTCATATTGGCTATTCTTGCGGTCGGAGGCATTTTGAATGCAGGATTTGAACAGCAATACCTGCTGCAAAATAATACCGTGCTTGAATACTCCGAAGTTATCGATATTTATGCCTACAAATACGGACTACAGAACAGCATGTTCTCTTACGGGGCTGCCGTGGGGATGTTCAAATCCGTTGTTGCCTTTATTCTTGTCCTCATCGTGAACCGGATTTCCAGAAAAGTGAACGACCAGGCGTTGTTCTAA